In a genomic window of Lycium ferocissimum isolate CSIRO_LF1 chromosome 9, AGI_CSIRO_Lferr_CH_V1, whole genome shotgun sequence:
- the LOC132030432 gene encoding deoxyribodipyrimidine photo-lyase isoform X2 — protein MASSIPVVQSGRIRVVKQGSGPLVGPVVYWMFRDQRIRDNWALIHAVDQANKANVPVAIAFNLFDQFLGAKARQLGFMLRGLEKLHRDLENTLQIPFFLFQGQAVDTIPDFLKECGASLLVTDFSPLRDVRSWKEKICERVGESVTVHEVDAHNIIPLWVASDKLEYSARTLRGKINKLLPEYLIELPAIGPSKIKWSSSNPPIDWPKLIADVVRKGAEVPEIEWCEPGEDAALEVLMGSKKGFLTTRLKNYSTDRNNPLKPQALSGLSPYLHFGQISAQRCALEAHKVRKNYTQLWNASQLEMVHHGKMHGFMRMYWAKKILEWTSGPEEALAITIYLNDKYHIDGRDPSGYVGCMWSICGVHDQGWRERPVFGKIRYMNNAGCKRKFNVDGYISYVKRLVGESKKRKAEVFFDKKAKELRS, from the exons ATGGCATCTTCGATTCCAGTTGTTCAGTCGGGTCGGATCCGGGTTGTAAAGCAAGGATCAGGACCGTTGGTTGGACCAGTGGTATATTGGATGTTCAGAGATCAACGGATAAGAGATAATTGGGCATTAATCCACGCCGTTGATCAAGCTAACAAGGCAAATGTACCTGTAGCTATtgcttttaatttatttgatcagttttTAGGTGCAAAAGCTAGACAGTTAGGGTTTATGCTTAGAGGCCTTGAGAAACTTCACCGTGACCTGGAAAATActcttcaaattccattttttctatttcag GGACAAGCTGTAGATACAATTCCCGATTTTCTGAAAGAATGTGGAGCTTCTCTTCTAGTAACGGATTTCTCACCTTTGAGAGATGTTCggagttggaaagaaaaaatttgTGAGAGGGTGGGTGAATCGGTGACAGTACACGAGGTTGATGCACACAATATTATTCCTCTTTGGGTGGCATCAGATAAATTGGAATACAGTGCTAGAACCCTACGGGGTAAAATAAATAAGCTGCTTCCTGAGTATCTGATTGAATTGCCTGCAATAGGGCCTTCCAAGATAAAGTGGTCTTCCTCAAACCCTCCAATAGATTGGCCAAAACTAATTGCAGATGTTGTAAG GAAAGGAGCAGAAGTTCCTGAAATTGAATGGTGTGAACCAGGTGAAGATGCTGCATTGGAAGTACTAATGGGAAGTAAAAAAGGGTTCCTGACTACCAGGTTGAAGAATTATTCAACGGACCGGAACAACCCTCTGAAACCCCAAGCACTTTCTGGTCTCTCTCCTTATTTGCACTTTGGGCAGATATCAGCGCAGAGATGTGCTTTAGAAGCACACAAAGTTCGGAAAAATTATACTCAG CTTTGGAATGCTTCTCAATTAGAGATGGTTCATCATGGAAAAATGCATGGTTTTATGAG GATGTATTGGGCTAAAAAGATACTCGAATGGACAAGTGGACCGGAAGAAGCTCTGGCTATCACAATATATTTGAATGATAAG TATCATATTGATGGAAGGGATCCTAGTGGTTATGTTGGATGCATGTGGTCAATATGTGGCGTACACGACCAG GGTTGGCGAGAGCGCCctgtatttgggaaaatcagGTATATGAACAATGCAGGTTGCAAGAGGAAATTCAACGTGGATGGATATATTTCTTACGTTAAAAGGCTGGTAGGTgaaagcaagaaaagaaaagcggAAGTATTTTTCGACAAGAAGGCAAAAGAATTGCGTAGTTAG
- the LOC132030432 gene encoding deoxyribodipyrimidine photo-lyase isoform X1 gives MASSIPVVQSGRIRVVKQGSGPLVGPVVYWMFRDQRIRDNWALIHAVDQANKANVPVAIAFNLFDQFLGAKARQLGFMLRGLEKLHRDLENTLQIPFFLFQGQAVDTIPDFLKECGASLLVTDFSPLRDVRSWKEKICERVGESVTVHEVDAHNIIPLWVASDKLEYSARTLRGKINKLLPEYLIELPAIGPSKIKWSSSNPPIDWPKLIADVVRKGAEVPEIEWCEPGEDAALEVLMGSKKGFLTTRLKNYSTDRNNPLKPQALSGLSPYLHFGQISAQRCALEAHKVRKNYTQAVDTFLEEMIVRRELADNFCYYQPRYDSLLGAWEWARKTLMEHASDKREHIYTREQLEKAQTADTLWNASQLEMVHHGKMHGFMRMYWAKKILEWTSGPEEALAITIYLNDKYHIDGRDPSGYVGCMWSICGVHDQGWRERPVFGKIRYMNNAGCKRKFNVDGYISYVKRLVGESKKRKAEVFFDKKAKELRS, from the exons ATGGCATCTTCGATTCCAGTTGTTCAGTCGGGTCGGATCCGGGTTGTAAAGCAAGGATCAGGACCGTTGGTTGGACCAGTGGTATATTGGATGTTCAGAGATCAACGGATAAGAGATAATTGGGCATTAATCCACGCCGTTGATCAAGCTAACAAGGCAAATGTACCTGTAGCTATtgcttttaatttatttgatcagttttTAGGTGCAAAAGCTAGACAGTTAGGGTTTATGCTTAGAGGCCTTGAGAAACTTCACCGTGACCTGGAAAATActcttcaaattccattttttctatttcag GGACAAGCTGTAGATACAATTCCCGATTTTCTGAAAGAATGTGGAGCTTCTCTTCTAGTAACGGATTTCTCACCTTTGAGAGATGTTCggagttggaaagaaaaaatttgTGAGAGGGTGGGTGAATCGGTGACAGTACACGAGGTTGATGCACACAATATTATTCCTCTTTGGGTGGCATCAGATAAATTGGAATACAGTGCTAGAACCCTACGGGGTAAAATAAATAAGCTGCTTCCTGAGTATCTGATTGAATTGCCTGCAATAGGGCCTTCCAAGATAAAGTGGTCTTCCTCAAACCCTCCAATAGATTGGCCAAAACTAATTGCAGATGTTGTAAG GAAAGGAGCAGAAGTTCCTGAAATTGAATGGTGTGAACCAGGTGAAGATGCTGCATTGGAAGTACTAATGGGAAGTAAAAAAGGGTTCCTGACTACCAGGTTGAAGAATTATTCAACGGACCGGAACAACCCTCTGAAACCCCAAGCACTTTCTGGTCTCTCTCCTTATTTGCACTTTGGGCAGATATCAGCGCAGAGATGTGCTTTAGAAGCACACAAAGTTCGGAAAAATTATACTCAG GCAGTTGACACATTTCTGGAGGAAATGATTGTGCGCAGAGAGCTTGCTGATAACTTCTGCTATTACCAGCCTCGATATGATTCATTACTGGGTGCATGGGAATGGGCACGTAAAACCTTGATGGAACATGCATCTGATAAGCGtgaacatatatacac GCGGGAGCAACTGGAGAAGGCACAAACTGCAGACACT CTTTGGAATGCTTCTCAATTAGAGATGGTTCATCATGGAAAAATGCATGGTTTTATGAG GATGTATTGGGCTAAAAAGATACTCGAATGGACAAGTGGACCGGAAGAAGCTCTGGCTATCACAATATATTTGAATGATAAG TATCATATTGATGGAAGGGATCCTAGTGGTTATGTTGGATGCATGTGGTCAATATGTGGCGTACACGACCAG GGTTGGCGAGAGCGCCctgtatttgggaaaatcagGTATATGAACAATGCAGGTTGCAAGAGGAAATTCAACGTGGATGGATATATTTCTTACGTTAAAAGGCTGGTAGGTgaaagcaagaaaagaaaagcggAAGTATTTTTCGACAAGAAGGCAAAAGAATTGCGTAGTTAG